The following proteins are encoded in a genomic region of Coffea eugenioides isolate CCC68of chromosome 6, Ceug_1.0, whole genome shotgun sequence:
- the LOC113774220 gene encoding uncharacterized protein LOC113774220 — MDHRGRGRSRSRGRGRGRGRRVEPLRDQGGDRASEVNQNRGPEGGGGDQMATAINRITEVLERLTDRQGPGPVHQQPGGQVDTEDRALERFLKFGPPKFQGGPEPEIAEGWWERISDIFATLDYTETRKVTFASFQFEGAARSWWNLIKDKWDRDRTPSTWATFTREFNAKFLPPLVQEKREDDFIKCKQGAMSVAEYETNFTKLARYAPDLIATEQRRIRRFVQGLNVEIQEGLATAQISTYSDAVEKAQRFETARAQSRSFFARKRNAPSGSRDPISTSAPPPKMGRGTGVVNIPSASRGALARGAGARGPGARGSGVRGGQSGMGPPRSAPQGVQVSTPQITCGYCGKANHTANECWRKDGKCLKCGSAEHQIANCPRISENGGSQGGATSSRQTASGGSRPKVPARVYALDSQPAPDPSEVVEGTLPIFHRLAKVLIDPGATHSFVNPAFMCGIDVKPVRLPYDLEVRTPTGNKSMLTSLVYKECEFWVGERKMLVDLVSLDLKGYDVIIGMDFLSYHHAKLDCRAKVVEFCIPGEATLKLDVRGRLASSALISGIRARKMLHKGAQGFLAFLINAPSDQVKLEDVPIVQDFPDVFPEELTSLPPEREIEFKIDLVPGVAPISKTPYRMAPAELKELEIQLQDLLERGFIKESDSPWGAPVLFVKKKDGSLRLCIDYRGLNEVTIKNKYPLPLIDGLFDQLQGSVVYSKLDLRQGYYQLRIKKEDIPKTAFNSRYGHFEFAVMPFGLTNAPAAFMDLMQRIFKKYLDQFVVVFIDDILVYSKTREDHAKHLEIVLQVLREHKLYAKFSKCEFWLEEISFLGHRISKNGIAVDPTKVEQVISIF; from the coding sequence ATGGATCATCGTGGTAGAGGCCGAAGTCGAAGTCGAGGTCGAGGTCGAGGTCGAGGGAGACGAGTTGAACCCCTTCGTGATCAAGGGGGCGATAGAGCGTCGGAAGTGAACCAAAATCGGGGACCCGAGGGCGGGGGCGGAGATCAAATGGCCACCGCTATCAATAGGATAACCGAAGTGCTAGAGCGTTTGACGGACCGTCAAGGTCCTGGACCAGTGCATCAACAACCTGGTGGGCAGGTAGATACTGAAGATAGGGCCTTGGAGAGGTTCCTAAAGTTTGGGCCGCCTAAGTTTCAAGGTGGGCCAGAGCCTGAAATAGCTGAGGGATGGTGGGAGAGAATATCTGATATTTTTGCCACATTGGATTACACTGAGACGCGGAAAGTGACTTTTGCGtcatttcaatttgaaggagcTGCACGGTCTTGGTGGAATCTAATTAAGGATAAGTGGGATAGAGACCGTACCCCTAGTACTTGGGCAACCTTCACCCGTGAGTTTAATGCCAAATTTCTTCCACCTCTAgtccaagagaaaagggaggatgaCTTTATTAAGTGCAAACAAGGGGCCATGAGTGTAGCAGAGTATGAAACCAACTTTACTAAATTAGCCCGATATGCCCCTGACCTGATAGCCACTGAGCAGAGACGCATTAGGAGatttgtgcaagggctcaatgtggagattcaagaaGGGCTAGCCACTGCTCAAATTAGCACGTATAGTGATGCCGTAGAGAAAGCTCAGAGGTTTGAGACGGCTAGAGCCCAATCTAGGTCATTCTTTGCTAGGAAAAGGAATGCCCCTAGTGGTAGCAGGGACCCAATTTCTACAAGTGCCCCACCGCCTAAGATGGGTAGAGGAACTGGAGTAGTGAATATCCCTAGTGCATCGAGAGGTGCTTTAGCAAGGGGTGCTGGAGCTAGAGGCCCTGGGGCGAGAGGATCTGGAGTGAGAGGAGGTCAAAGTGGAATGGGACCTCCTAGGAGTGCTCCACAAGGTGTACAAGTGTCAACCCCTCAGATAACCTGTGGTTATTGTGGAAAAGCCAATCATACTGCAAATGAGTGCTGGAGAAAGGATGGCAAGTGCCTCAAGTGTGGAAGTGCTGAGCACCAAATTGCTAATTGTCCTAGGATTTCCGAGAATGGGGGAAGCCAAGGAGGTGCCACAAGTTCTAGGCAAACTGCTTCTGGAGGGAGTCGGCCAAAGGTCCCGGCCAGGGTTTATGCCCTAGATAGTCAACCTGCACCTGACCCTTCGGAGGTAGTCGAAGGTACACTTCCAATCTTTCATCGATTAGCcaaggttttaattgatcccggtgcgactcattcgtttgttaatcCTGCTTTTATGTGTGGAATTGATGTAAAACCTGTACGATTACCCTATGATTTGGAAGTTAGGACTCCTACGGGTAATAAGAGCATGCTCACTAGTTTAGTGTATAAGGAGTGTGAATTTTGGGTTGGGGAGCGAAAAATGCTAGTTGACTTGGTGAGTTTGGAccttaaggggtatgatgtgattatAGGAATGGACTTTTTGTCTTACCACCATGCTAAGCTAGATTGTAGAGCTAAAGTGGTGGAATTTTGCATCCCAGGTGAGGCAACTCTCAAGctagatgtaaggggtagattagctTCGTCTGCTTTGATTTCAGGGattcgagctaggaaaatgCTTCACAAGGGAGCCCAGGGTTTCTTAGCTTTCTTAATTAACGCCCCTAGTGATCAAGTGAAATTAGAAGATGTACCAATCGTGCAAGATTTTCCCGACGTCTTCCCGGAAGAATTAACATCTCTGCCACCTGAAAGGGAgatagagtttaagattgaTTTGGTTCCAGGAGTAGCCCCAATTTCAAAAACTCCTTATAGAATGGCTCCTGCGGAGTTGAAAGAACTAGAGATCCAGTTGCAGGACCTACTAGAAAGAGGTTTTATTAAGGAAAGTGACTCaccgtggggagctccagttttgtttgtaaagaaaaaggacgggagtttgAGATTGTGCATTGACTATCGAGGTTTGAATGAGGTgactattaagaataagtaccctttGCCCTTGATTGATGgattatttgaccaattgcaaggatCGGTGGTGTACTCTAAGTTAGATTTGAGACAAgggtactatcaattgaggattaaAAAGGAAGATATACCTAAGACCGCTTTTAATTCTCGATATGGGCACtttgagtttgcggtaatgccttttgggttaaccaatgccccagctGCTTTCATGGATCTAATGCAGAGAATCTTTAAGAAATAtctggaccaatttgtggtggtattCATAGATGATATTCTAGTATATTCTAAGACCCGAGAGGATCACGCCAAGCACTTGGAGATAGTTTTACAAGTGTTGAGGGAACACAAGCTTTACGCTAAgttcagtaagtgtgaattttggctggaagaaatttcttttctgggtCATAGAATTTCTAAGAATGGAATTGCAGTGGATCCAACTAAAGTGGAGCAGGTTATTAGTATATTCTAG